The following coding sequences lie in one Negativicoccus succinicivorans genomic window:
- a CDS encoding ABC transporter substrate-binding protein, producing the protein MKSMIKVLTLFCCLLLCVGCKSTSTDATQSGTQTYQFKDQSITLQERPKRVVTLSDSLLNMYYAVGGTVVARPTSNNELPEAAQNVPEIGHVSHINSEALIANKPDLVLGLSQQHKKLESILEANHVPYLLLNYEGIDDNAPLLEFLGSVAGNKDKAKSVIRDYEKRMQEVVALGHQQKPLRVAILRATGKDVTAETPLSITASMTNKLGMQNVLAEKPLPADAKTVPYSLEVLTADNPDVIFIVTMGKMEQITARMAEEMTSNPAWNQLQAVQKGKVFYLPSELYLLNPGIKTPDAMRSLLEKAYPELKK; encoded by the coding sequence ATGAAATCAATGATTAAAGTTTTGACCTTATTCTGTTGCTTATTACTTTGTGTAGGCTGTAAATCTACATCGACAGATGCCACACAAAGCGGTACACAGACTTATCAATTTAAAGATCAATCTATCACTCTGCAAGAGCGTCCCAAACGAGTTGTTACACTTTCTGATTCTTTATTAAACATGTACTATGCCGTCGGTGGCACTGTTGTCGCGCGTCCGACTTCAAATAATGAGTTACCGGAGGCCGCACAAAATGTTCCTGAAATTGGGCACGTTTCCCATATCAATTCAGAAGCTTTGATTGCCAATAAACCGGACTTAGTGCTTGGACTTTCACAACAGCACAAAAAATTGGAATCCATTCTCGAAGCCAATCACGTTCCCTACCTGCTTCTCAACTACGAAGGAATCGATGACAATGCTCCGCTTTTAGAGTTTTTAGGAAGTGTGGCAGGAAACAAGGATAAGGCAAAATCAGTTATTAGGGATTATGAAAAAAGGATGCAGGAAGTAGTTGCCCTTGGTCATCAGCAAAAGCCGCTGCGTGTTGCTATCCTTCGTGCTACCGGTAAAGATGTGACCGCAGAGACACCTCTTTCTATTACCGCATCCATGACTAACAAACTCGGCATGCAAAATGTGCTTGCCGAAAAACCTCTTCCTGCAGATGCGAAAACAGTTCCTTACAGCTTGGAGGTACTTACGGCCGATAATCCTGATGTTATCTTTATTGTTACCATGGGCAAAATGGAGCAAATTACAGCCCGTATGGCAGAAGAAATGACCAGCAACCCCGCTTGGAATCAGTTGCAAGCGGTACAAAAAGGTAAGGTATTTTATTTGCCCAGCGAATTGTATCTTCTCAATCCCGGCATCAAAACCCCTGATGCAATGCGAAGCTTACTGGAAAAAGCATATCCCGAGTTGAAAAAATAA
- a CDS encoding sirohydrochlorin cobaltochelatase: protein MNKQWKRFMAATFCAAILTGFGSFGVNAAYELSTEVRQPTPALLTATEIGVKVRENTAMQNLQNKDAILITSFGTTFKDTRAKTIDAVVNKIKQAFPHKEVRVAFTSHIIIDRIMKIEGIQYYTPEQAFDNLKKDGYNRIAIVPFNIIPGIEYDYSVEAANLQQKHFKKIAVATPVMYYMGQEDQPDQINDFLNALKYQLPQHMQKNEAVLLMAHGTPHPGNAFYSVIQDRLEMMDMKNAYVYSVEGRPNLDDVIPHLKANKIQKVTLMPIMMVAGDHANNDMAGDEPDSHKMILQKEGFKVNTYIRGLGENPKIQDLFVERAREAVQALDTKEAKVPYTPMHSKKS, encoded by the coding sequence ATGAACAAACAATGGAAACGATTTATGGCGGCTACATTTTGTGCTGCGATTCTGACAGGATTCGGCAGTTTCGGCGTAAATGCAGCATATGAATTAAGCACTGAAGTAAGACAGCCGACCCCTGCCTTGCTTACTGCCACCGAAATTGGTGTAAAAGTGCGCGAAAACACAGCCATGCAGAATCTGCAAAACAAAGATGCGATTTTAATTACCAGCTTCGGTACTACTTTTAAAGATACTCGCGCCAAAACGATTGACGCCGTAGTAAATAAAATCAAGCAAGCTTTTCCACACAAAGAAGTGCGTGTCGCTTTCACGAGCCACATCATTATTGACCGCATCATGAAGATCGAAGGGATTCAATATTACACCCCTGAACAGGCCTTTGATAACTTGAAAAAAGACGGCTACAATCGCATTGCTATCGTTCCTTTCAATATTATCCCGGGGATCGAATATGATTACAGTGTAGAAGCGGCTAATCTCCAACAGAAACACTTCAAAAAAATCGCTGTAGCAACACCGGTTATGTACTACATGGGTCAGGAAGACCAGCCGGACCAAATCAATGATTTTCTAAATGCGCTTAAATATCAATTACCGCAACATATGCAGAAAAACGAAGCGGTACTTTTGATGGCACACGGTACCCCGCATCCGGGTAACGCGTTTTACTCCGTCATTCAGGACCGCCTAGAAATGATGGACATGAAAAACGCTTACGTTTATTCGGTAGAAGGCCGTCCTAACCTTGATGACGTGATTCCGCATCTTAAAGCCAATAAAATTCAAAAAGTAACCTTGATGCCGATCATGATGGTCGCCGGTGATCATGCCAATAACGACATGGCGGGTGACGAACCTGACAGCCACAAAATGATTTTGCAAAAAGAAGGTTTTAAAGTAAACACTTACATTCGCGGCTTGGGTGAAAATCCAAAAATCCAGGACTTGTTTGTAGAACGCGCCCGCGAAGCGGTACAAGCGTTAGACACGAAAGAAGCAAAGGTTCCTTACACGCCGATGCATTCCAAAAAGAGCTGA
- a CDS encoding radical SAM/SPASM domain-containing protein → MQKKKGKWCYLTPEFVILALTGACNFKCRYCYAANQALVKLPHAAIRWALDMAAANGKAVTVQLTGGEPLLAFDRLCYAVEYAAEKNYHIKWQIQTNASLITPDVAEYFAKHKIGIGVSLDGDVARNNAARIYPDGTGTAHHIMRGLSILRDAGLGVGITCVVGRHNIRHLDSLIPMAYYAGNVFRIGFDILRPQGRASVSDTVTGDEMQAALVKVLQKADWFYRKTGKKITFSHSERIRLLIDGKLAPFGHCYALTNRALYVDPSGDCYACASLSGQPEFRLGSYKEEIQTECLQTVHERLEELLEQCRECDYLKVCGGGCYARWVKSKQAQEAECVLKKVFIHREQKDIIHKGVVV, encoded by the coding sequence GTGCAAAAGAAAAAGGGGAAGTGGTGTTATTTGACTCCGGAATTTGTAATTCTGGCGTTAACCGGAGCCTGCAATTTTAAATGCCGTTACTGTTATGCAGCGAATCAAGCACTTGTCAAACTGCCTCATGCCGCCATTCGTTGGGCATTGGATATGGCCGCGGCTAACGGAAAAGCGGTGACTGTACAATTAACCGGAGGAGAGCCTTTGTTGGCTTTTGACCGATTGTGCTACGCTGTCGAGTATGCCGCCGAAAAAAATTACCATATCAAGTGGCAGATCCAGACAAATGCCAGCCTGATTACGCCGGACGTCGCGGAATATTTTGCGAAGCACAAAATCGGCATCGGTGTGAGCTTGGATGGGGACGTAGCACGTAATAATGCGGCTCGAATTTATCCTGACGGTACAGGTACAGCACACCATATCATGCGCGGGCTATCCATTTTACGTGATGCCGGTCTGGGCGTAGGCATTACCTGTGTAGTGGGTCGGCATAATATCCGGCATTTAGATTCGTTAATCCCCATGGCCTATTATGCAGGGAATGTATTTCGCATCGGCTTTGATATTTTACGGCCGCAGGGGCGGGCGAGCGTATCCGATACCGTTACCGGCGACGAAATGCAGGCTGCTTTGGTTAAAGTGCTTCAGAAAGCGGATTGGTTTTATCGAAAAACAGGTAAAAAAATTACCTTTTCCCACAGTGAACGAATTCGCCTATTGATAGATGGAAAATTGGCTCCGTTTGGTCATTGTTATGCCCTTACCAATCGTGCATTATATGTGGATCCGAGCGGTGACTGCTATGCCTGTGCCTCCTTGTCCGGCCAGCCGGAGTTTCGCTTGGGCTCTTATAAAGAAGAAATTCAGACCGAATGTCTGCAAACCGTTCATGAACGTCTCGAAGAGCTGCTTGAGCAATGTCGTGAATGCGATTACTTGAAAGTTTGCGGTGGCGGGTGTTATGCTCGCTGGGTCAAAAGCAAACAAGCGCAGGAAGCGGAATGTGTATTAAAGAAAGTATTTATTCATCGAGAGCAGAAAGATATTATTCACAAAGGAGTTGTCGTATGA
- a CDS encoding ATP-binding protein, producing the protein MKRQNYPFTAIVGQERMKKALLLNAINPAIGGVLIKGEKGTAKSTAVRALADVLPPIDAVKDCQFRCDPEEPGLFCSDCMERQAAGETLATYETRMKVVELPVNATEDRVVGTLDLEHAISQGKKKFEPGILADANRNILYVDEINLLDDHVVDVLLDAAAMGVNTVEREGVSMSHPAKFVLIGTMNPEEGDIRPQLLDRFGLSVEVVGEHDAQQRVEVIKRRLAYEADPEKFAEEYAEEQKQLEKKIHRARVLLPTVQIPDEALAKTAELSVALDVDGHRADITMLKTAMTIAAFDGRSEVTLADLKAAAELVLPHRMRRKPFEETGIDFTVIDQVLNGQAS; encoded by the coding sequence ATGAAACGTCAAAACTACCCATTTACTGCTATTGTAGGTCAGGAACGCATGAAAAAAGCGTTGCTTTTAAATGCCATTAATCCTGCGATCGGCGGAGTTCTTATTAAAGGAGAAAAAGGCACGGCAAAATCTACTGCAGTTCGTGCATTGGCCGATGTTTTGCCGCCGATTGATGCGGTAAAAGATTGCCAGTTCCGTTGTGATCCGGAAGAACCTGGGCTTTTCTGCAGTGACTGTATGGAACGACAGGCTGCGGGCGAAACTCTTGCCACCTATGAAACACGCATGAAAGTAGTTGAATTGCCGGTCAACGCGACGGAAGATCGTGTCGTTGGCACATTGGATTTAGAACATGCTATTTCGCAAGGCAAAAAGAAATTTGAGCCGGGCATTTTGGCAGATGCGAATCGAAATATTTTATATGTGGATGAAATCAATCTGCTGGATGATCATGTTGTTGACGTATTGTTGGATGCCGCCGCAATGGGGGTTAATACCGTAGAACGCGAAGGCGTTTCCATGTCGCACCCTGCTAAATTTGTCTTAATCGGTACGATGAACCCCGAAGAAGGTGATATACGTCCGCAACTATTGGATCGCTTCGGGCTTTCCGTTGAAGTTGTTGGCGAACACGATGCGCAGCAACGTGTAGAGGTTATTAAACGTCGCCTGGCGTATGAAGCGGATCCGGAAAAATTTGCGGAAGAATACGCGGAAGAACAAAAACAATTGGAGAAAAAAATTCACCGTGCCCGTGTGCTCCTGCCTACTGTTCAAATTCCTGATGAGGCGTTGGCAAAAACGGCGGAACTTTCCGTGGCGTTAGACGTGGATGGTCATCGCGCCGATATTACAATGCTTAAAACCGCCATGACGATCGCCGCTTTTGACGGTCGCAGCGAAGTGACATTGGCGGATTTGAAGGCAGCGGCGGAACTTGTTTTGCCGCACCGTATGCGCCGTAAACCGTTTGAAGAAACCGGCATCGATTTTACCGTGATTGATCAGGTTTTAAACGGCCAAGCGTCATGA
- a CDS encoding VWA domain-containing protein, giving the protein MSYPYIYPFVAVVGQDDVKEAILLALVNPKIGGLLISGTKATAKSTLLRSAMALTEQTLVELPLSATEDRVFGHIDLEKTLADGKRIFLPGLLAKADQQILYIDEINLLRRDLLAAILQVHETHENKIEREGLSYSHPTDFMLVGTMNPQEGTLSDALLDRFGMFVNAQAETDPAKRQEIVRRVLAYEKDRVAFVKRYAEETEKLRKKVLTAQAIIPEMEVPAPMLQLAAVYSENAWLAGHRGDIILLEATKAVAALAGRNFLIPDDMERAAYFVLPHRMHQPEHAPQEQPEQQPPPPPDQPEDSADLPPQNDAQELPPPPSNLPEDNDFDTNDDDSQEADMPPNPQMPLPPETWEDINKAFSALQLQVTMNVDRFKRKGSGKRQRTKTDLKQGRYIRAVPMAHEVTDLALDATIRAAAPYQKQREKHGLAIALEKDDLRQKVREKRTGTVFLFCVDASGSMGARHRMGAVKGAIYGLLQEAYQKRDRIGLITFRRNTAELLLPVTRSIDLAQKALKELPTGGKTPLAAALEMSLAVLAQLKFQDPEVRPVFLLVTDGRATSSLSGGNPVDEAIELGEKLRRTGAAMVVIDTETDFISMGIAKKLASSMGATYYHVKDLSDEKVLRIVQDHYQH; this is encoded by the coding sequence ATGAGCTATCCGTATATCTATCCGTTTGTTGCCGTGGTCGGTCAGGATGATGTAAAAGAAGCTATTCTCCTGGCTTTAGTCAATCCGAAGATCGGAGGTCTGCTGATTTCCGGAACCAAGGCGACAGCAAAAAGCACACTGCTGCGTTCCGCAATGGCACTAACTGAGCAGACTTTGGTGGAATTACCGCTTTCCGCAACGGAAGACCGCGTCTTCGGTCATATTGACTTGGAAAAAACGCTAGCCGATGGTAAACGTATATTTTTACCCGGTTTGCTTGCCAAAGCGGATCAACAAATTTTATACATCGATGAAATCAATCTTTTGCGGCGAGACCTTTTAGCGGCGATTTTGCAGGTTCATGAGACGCATGAAAACAAAATCGAACGCGAAGGACTTTCCTATTCGCATCCTACCGACTTCATGCTGGTCGGTACGATGAACCCCCAAGAAGGAACGTTGAGCGATGCGCTTTTGGATCGGTTCGGGATGTTTGTCAATGCGCAGGCGGAAACCGATCCTGCCAAACGACAGGAGATTGTTCGTCGCGTTTTAGCGTACGAAAAAGATCGCGTCGCCTTTGTAAAACGCTATGCAGAAGAAACCGAAAAGTTGCGCAAAAAAGTACTAACGGCACAAGCCATCATTCCAGAGATGGAGGTGCCGGCGCCAATGCTGCAGTTGGCGGCTGTGTATAGTGAAAATGCGTGGCTTGCCGGTCATCGCGGGGACATTATTTTACTCGAAGCGACGAAAGCGGTAGCGGCTCTTGCCGGCCGCAATTTCTTGATTCCCGATGACATGGAACGAGCGGCGTATTTTGTGTTACCGCATCGTATGCATCAACCCGAACATGCACCGCAGGAACAGCCGGAGCAACAACCGCCGCCACCGCCGGATCAACCTGAGGATTCTGCGGATCTACCGCCGCAGAATGATGCACAAGAATTACCGCCGCCTCCATCCAATCTACCGGAAGATAACGACTTTGATACAAATGATGACGACTCCCAGGAAGCCGATATGCCGCCGAATCCACAAATGCCGCTGCCGCCGGAAACTTGGGAAGATATCAATAAAGCGTTTTCGGCGTTACAGCTGCAAGTCACGATGAATGTGGATCGTTTTAAGCGTAAAGGTTCGGGAAAACGGCAACGAACGAAGACAGATTTAAAACAGGGGCGCTACATTCGTGCCGTGCCGATGGCTCACGAAGTTACCGACCTTGCACTGGATGCGACCATTCGTGCTGCTGCGCCGTACCAAAAGCAACGGGAAAAGCATGGCTTGGCCATTGCTCTCGAAAAGGATGACTTACGTCAGAAAGTGCGCGAAAAACGCACCGGAACCGTGTTTTTGTTTTGTGTGGATGCGTCGGGGTCGATGGGGGCAAGGCATCGCATGGGAGCGGTAAAAGGAGCCATTTACGGCCTTTTACAAGAAGCCTATCAAAAGCGTGATCGCATAGGTCTGATAACATTTCGGCGCAATACGGCGGAACTTCTATTGCCCGTGACGCGCAGCATTGATTTGGCACAAAAAGCTCTGAAGGAATTACCTACGGGCGGTAAAACACCGTTGGCGGCGGCCCTTGAAATGTCGCTTGCCGTGCTTGCACAATTGAAATTTCAAGATCCGGAAGTACGACCGGTATTTCTTTTAGTGACTGACGGCCGTGCAACTTCTTCGCTCTCGGGCGGTAACCCGGTGGACGAGGCGATCGAACTGGGAGAAAAGTTGCGTCGTACCGGAGCAGCCATGGTGGTAATCGATACCGAAACCGATTTCATCAGCATGGGGATCGCTAAGAAATTGGCCTCTTCCATGGGGGCGACCTATTATCACGTCAAAGATTTGTCAGATGAAAAGGTATTACGCATTGTCCAAGATCACTACCAACATTAA
- a CDS encoding MotA/TolQ/ExbB proton channel family protein, with the protein MSEALHLFNAGGLVMYPLLLCSILVIAIGIERFRYYQKAESDISKLVEEIPVLLHQNDLSGLKQILDEDGGFPAMAIRDAVGHLHTGASQTAVVEGSAAHGASLLRNYLNYLDVIVTMSPLLGLLGTVTGMINSFSILSVSEGQPFAITAGVGEALVATATGLLVAILALVVHTYLAHRLDNLVSDMERLASVYLAHVDGEANEA; encoded by the coding sequence ATGAGTGAAGCACTTCATTTATTTAATGCAGGCGGCTTGGTAATGTATCCGTTGCTACTGTGTTCGATTTTAGTCATTGCAATCGGGATTGAGCGATTTCGTTATTACCAAAAAGCAGAATCGGACATCTCGAAATTAGTCGAAGAAATTCCGGTCCTGCTGCATCAAAACGATCTTAGCGGTTTGAAGCAGATCTTGGATGAGGATGGCGGATTCCCGGCGATGGCGATTCGTGACGCAGTAGGGCATCTTCATACCGGCGCCAGCCAAACTGCCGTTGTCGAAGGCAGCGCCGCCCATGGCGCATCTTTATTGCGCAACTATTTAAATTATTTGGATGTCATCGTTACAATGTCTCCGCTATTGGGATTATTGGGCACAGTGACCGGGATGATTAATTCGTTCAGCATTTTATCCGTTTCTGAAGGGCAGCCTTTTGCTATCACTGCCGGTGTCGGGGAAGCACTGGTAGCAACGGCAACCGGGTTGTTGGTGGCCATCTTGGCTCTGGTTGTGCATACGTATTTGGCACACCGTTTGGATAATCTTGTTTCCGATATGGAGCGTTTAGCATCTGTTTACCTGGCCCATGTGGACGGTGAGGCAAATGAAGCTTAG
- a CDS encoding ExbD/TolR family protein, with the protein MKLREMRVSKQPKLMIIPMIDIIFFLLVFFMMSMLTMVVQKSVDLSLPKTQSAKVSMETTVPISIKKDGTIYFEQEPIHAEDLRRRIEVEKARNPQLAILVRADAESQYNNFMYVLDQVKLSGISRIGIATDGAKSAPAAPQP; encoded by the coding sequence ATGAAGCTTAGAGAAATGCGGGTAAGCAAGCAACCGAAGCTGATGATTATCCCGATGATTGATATCATCTTTTTCTTGCTTGTGTTTTTTATGATGAGTATGCTTACCATGGTAGTTCAAAAATCAGTGGATTTGTCCTTGCCCAAGACACAATCCGCTAAAGTGAGTATGGAAACTACCGTGCCGATCAGTATAAAAAAAGACGGTACGATTTACTTTGAACAGGAACCAATACATGCAGAGGACTTGCGGCGACGCATTGAAGTAGAAAAAGCCAGAAATCCACAACTGGCGATTTTGGTGCGCGCGGATGCGGAATCGCAATACAATAATTTTATGTATGTTTTGGATCAGGTAAAGCTGTCAGGCATTTCGCGCATCGGTATCGCTACCGATGGGGCGAAATCGGCGCCGGCTGCGCCGCAACCTTGA